One Saccharomycodes ludwigii strain NBRC 1722 chromosome VI, whole genome shotgun sequence DNA segment encodes these proteins:
- the DBP8 gene encoding ATP-dependent RNA helicase DBP8 (similar to Saccharomyces cerevisiae YHR169W | DBP8 | Dead Box Protein) has translation MSDFKSLGVPKWLADSLNAMKITKPTEIQKHCIPEILSGKDCIGGAKTGSGKTIAFAAPMLSRWSEDPSGMFGLILTPTRELAMQIAEQFTALGSSMNIRVCICVGGEDIVKQAIELERKPHFIIATPGRLAHHVLNGGDQVVKGLKRVKFLVLDEADILLTNTFSSDLVRCVSALPPKDKRQNLLFTATMTDQVKQLQKNGSKPCFSYQVETVDNIAIPSTLKIDYLLVPEHVKEAYLYQILSSEDYQSKSAIVFVNRTATAEILRRTLKSLDIRVASLHSQMPQQERTNSLHRFRASAARVLIATDVASRGLDIPVVQLVVNYDIPANPDTFIHRSGRTARAGRKGEALSFVTPKDVERIHAIEERINKKMEEFTGVHDTAVIRKALSKVTTAKRESIMSMERENFGEQRRVQLLKKSSNNGNISKKSYRR, from the coding sequence ATGTCCGATTTTAAAAGCTTAGGCGTACCAAAATGGTTAGCTGATTCTTTAAATGCCATGAAAATCACAAAACCAACAGAAATCCAAAAGCATTGTATCCCTGAAATTTTAAGTGGCAAGGATTGTATTGGTGGAGCAAAAACAGGTAGCGGTAAAACCATTGCATTTGCAGCACCGATGTTGAGTAGATGGAGTGAAGATCCTAGCGGGATGTTTGGTTTAATTTTGACACCTACGAGAGAATTAGCCATGCAAATTGCCGAGCAATTTACTGCATTAGGAAGCTCCATGAATATTAGGGTTTGTATATGCGTTGGTGGAGAAGATATTGTCAAGCAAGCCATCGAATTAGAAAGGAAACcacattttattatagCTACGCCCGGTAGATTGGCACATCATGTTTTAAATGGTGGAGACCAAGTTGTCAAAGGATTAAAGAGAGTCAAATTCCTAGTACTAGATGAAGCCGATATTTTGTTGACCAACACTTTTAGTAGTGATTTAGTAAGATGCGTTTCTGCATTACCACCAAAGGATAAAAGACAAAACTTGTTATTTACAGCAACAATGACCGATCAAGTAAAGCAGTTGCAAAAAAATGGTAGCAAACCTTGTTTCAGCTATCAGGTGGAAACTGTCGATAATATAGCCATTCCATCAACTTTGAAAATCGATTATTTATTAGTACCTGAGCATGTTAAAGAGGCTTATTTATACCAAATACTGAGCAGCGAGGACTATCAATCAAAAAGTGCCATTGTATTTGTTAATagaacagcaacagcagaAATATTAAGAAGAACTTTGAAAAGTTTAGATATAAGAGTAGCATCGTTACATTCCCAAATGCCACAGCAAGAAAGAACAAATTCATTACATAGATTTCGTGCATCTGCTGCCAGAGTATTGATTGCTACTGATGTAGCCAGTAGAGGTTTAGATATCCCAGTTGTTCAATTAGTAGTTAACTATGATATTCCAGCAAATCCTGATACATTTATTCATAGAAGCGGTCGTACGGCACGTGCTGGTAGAAAAGGTGAGGCATTATCTTTTGTAACGCCGAAGGATGTTGAACGTATACATGCTATTGAAGAGagaattaataaaaaaatggaagaGTTCACAGGTGTTCATGATACGGCTGTTATTAGAAAGGCTTTGAGCAAAGTTACGACGGCTAAAAGGGAAAGTATTATGTCTATGGAAAGGGAAAACTTTGGTGAACAAAGAAGGGTacaattattgaaaaaaagttcaAATAACGGTAATATTAGTAAGAAAAGTTATAGGCGATAA
- the NOP19 gene encoding Nop19p (similar to Saccharomyces cerevisiae YGR251W | NOP19 | NucleOlar Protein): MNSNMTSIKDNINIDGNNNSHKSKAKEIKEKKLLQSQLQVVFNKSRATVLKWIENDSLESKDNSGDLKDFQKEFYQLPVMATGASLDLSNTDTDGTLKEEDISTVGEFINGDKKVSTLRKKKMRNSNNRDIKSSIYRIDSHDSKAMVALKHKMREGKRKEIKKKLEHFNDAKTYSNVSATALVGYDDNNDEDEDDPKIQKTTKKVTNLPLSFGKKKKK; the protein is encoded by the coding sequence ATGAATTCTAACATGACTTCAATTAAGGATAATATCAACATCGATGGCAATAACAACTCCCACAAGTCAAAAGctaaagaaattaaagagAAGAAATTATTACAGTCACAATTACAAgtagtttttaataaatcaagAGCTACAGTATTAAAATGGATTGAAAATGATAGTCTTGAATCAAAGGATAATAGTGGTGATCTAAAAGATTTCcaaaaagaattttatcAACTACCGGTAATGGCAACAGGTGCTAGTCTGGACTTATCAAATACAGATACTGATGGTACTCTCAAGGAAGAAGATATATCGACGGTTGGTGAATTTATAAACGGTGATAAGAAAGTATCCACAttaaggaagaaaaagatgagAAATTCCAACAATAGGGATATAAAAAGTAGTATATATAGAATCGATAGTCATGATAGCAAAGCAATGGTTGCGTTGAAACATAAAATGAGGGAAGgcaaaaggaaagaaattaaaaagaaattagaaCACTTTAATGATGCCAAAACATACAGTAACGTTTCCGCCACGGCTCTTGTAGGTTACGATGATAACAATGATGAGGATGAGGATGATCCAAAAATACAGAAAACTACTAAAAAGGTGACTAACCTGCCGTTAAGTTTTGgcaaaaagaagaagaaataa